The Rhododendron vialii isolate Sample 1 chromosome 1a, ASM3025357v1 region TAGATATTGAAGTCCTCACTCTTAGTTCTATGaataaaatgaaagataaaacATCACAGGAATAAAATTTCGCtgagtttattttttctctaCCAATTCACGGTCAGATGACTGGAGTATCAATCCTTTCAGCTTCAcatcaacaaattgaagatttaCCTTTGtgagatcttatttttctttttgaaaaagttactTATTTTATTAACTGGAATTCATGCCGCTGGGGACGACAATAGTTGCAAAGGTAAAGTGAGCCTAGCGGGCAGGCACCCGCCTCCATTTgtactttcctttttttcttgttttttaaacTTAAACAAATAGGagtagatttttatttatttcttatcGGTCTTACTATTgtgggctgacgataaatacactagaaaataaaaaaaacatgtaattcTGTGTACTTTTTGCACAATTTAATAGACATTCACACATGTATTATTATCAGTCCATTCGGCTGATTTTATAATTTTCCATTTCTTATAACTTGGATTAAACAAGGCTTAATTATCCATCCTCAAACTCATCTAACTTAAGTATTCATCATTcattttttgaacagttatgatttcatccttgttttttttttataccaaaagtACCCCTAAAAATGAGACCAAAACATAATCTTTCTCATCCCGTCCCACGATTTCCGTTCAATCTCTAAAATTATGGATCCCAAAAATTCGGGTGGAATTATATATAAgtaagcatatatatatatatatatatatatatatatatatatatatatctctctctctctctccaaagtctTCCATTCGTCCTCCATAAACAATCGCCGCCATTCACACGTCCTCCGGTGGGCGGCGATCCACTCGTTGTCCGATGTCTTTCGCTCTATCGTCGCCGtttccctcctccctctcgccgATCAATCATCCTCCGTCGTCATCAATGAAGCCGACAAAAATCTCCCTTCGGTACTGCTGCTGTCGACCGATTCCCTCCTCCCTTTCGCCAATCAATCATCTTTTATCGTCAATGAAGTTTAACGGAGAAGTGGGCATTATCGTTGTCGCCGGAGCAAATCTTCAAGATGTAATGATTTGaagttgtttttttgtttatatggttTGCGTATTCATAGTTTATTAACCATGAATCGGTGATtgaatattcatgttttttttctcgttttgttcgttgattttttttatttatggctTGTTTGGGTATTCTTACCATGATTATTAATAAAGGTTTCCATGACGATACACAGATTGaatggttttttgtttatttgaaccatttaccatgaaatatttgttcgaatcatgggATATTAATCGCGTCCACGTagtaatcgtcatggtaatttaaccatgtaatggTTTGAATGTcatgttatatatatttttacagtaatttagccatgttccatGTAATAAGATcgatgaaaaatatgactttctgttatctggttggccaactcaaagaatgaaaaaaaaatgcaaatatatggtcaacttatcatgttatattcctaaaaataagtaatcaatcatattgaaatttaccaaatctcattgaattagaaaaataatccaatccaatcccactaaattgggaaacaatcaaatccaatcccactaaattagaaaagcaatataacattgaattaggaaaataatccaatccaatcccactaaattaggaaaacaatcaaatccaatcccactaaattaggaaagcaatactccctccgtccctttttaagtgtcctgcttcgtaactccaacttattaaaaagacatcatcattacacctttcacatcaactttttcctccactttccctacttacccatcatcattacacttttactcactaacttttcaaataaaatctacttttagggacaaaatagacaatacaccaacttttacccccctaactttacaaaatggacacttattaagggacagcctaaaatgaaatactggacacaaaaaaagggacggaggaagtataacataatatatgtatatcatagtgaaaagggtaagaaaggtaattcacacactaaaatgatgaaaacataagtatgaaaaaagggcgggataaattcttacatgacataaataaagaggatgaatatttaaatattccattAAACAACTCAACACAAAAGTGAAAGTACCCGAAAAATAGGCGAAAGACGAGTTCCCTGTCTTCCTTTTCCATTGCCAGAGCAACTCCCACCTCAATTCAGCCCTTTGCCTactcaaactacaaaaaaaaaacccattgtTTTGCTGATTCACTTTTTCTCTAGTATGCACTCCAAACACCTTACTCCCTATTTAGTGACGTGATTGAGGATGTGTCGTATTTTTATCAGTTGACCTCAATGGGTATTAACTTCACCGGTTGCAAAAGTCGGTGTTGAGAGGGTATTTTTCGGTTATGAATTACGTGAAAAAATAATCGTGAAACCGAATGAATAATCAATGAATAAGTGATAACATGATTGCATACGCAcatagagagagaattttgtgaGCATTAACGAATAAGTGATGAAATAGGTTACTTTTGCTATCATGTTTCGAAATTCTTAATTTGATTCTATCACGCTAACTGTTTTGGGACAAAGGtacaaaaaaatagatatgCTGATGCCCAACCTGATTCGATGTCCAACAGTATTTTGCTTCTCAAAAGAGCATACATTCGTTTTTAGTCATCCGGTGTGGATAATTCTATGCACACACCCATATTACACACCCACTCACGTCTCCCACAAAAGATTGAGCAGGCGTTTGATGTCGGTGTGCATAGAAGAACTCACTCGTGTTGCTCTAACAATTGAAACAACAATGTAACGACGATCAGTTGGGTTGCTGTTTCTGGTTTTCTTTACTTAGTACATTAAACAACCAGCCCAtacaaaaacataaataaaatttactgaAAGGCTGAGAACAGGAATCAAAGGAAGTTGAGATGAGTCTTGTGAGCTTAACATCTGGAGTATGTATTTCTCTATATCTATTTACTCATGTTTCAAGCTCTTCATCATTTAAGCTTACAATTCTTACCTACCACCCTTGATTGATGCAATTTTCTGTAGCCTAATTTGCTCTCTAAACTTGGCTATAAACTCACCAGCCTTCTTATCAACCTCATTGGGATCAAGCTCTTCACCATTGGCAATCTCAGAttgagctgctgctgctgctgcttcttcttcttcttctttaccattGGCAATCTCAGATTGAGCTTCTTCATCTTCCGAGCTCACTTGAAATTTCTCAAACTCACTCTCTGAATCCACTTCGGACTCAACTTCATTAGTCTGGACGTATTCTCGCCTTTCTCCATTATGATGTTTGGACAGTTTTGATCTTTGCTTTCGAGGAAAATTATCAAGATTCTGTCTTGATTCAAACTTGTCACAACTAGTCTTCTTTCCCACCTTGCCCTCCAAATGATCCAAGTAAATGTCTCCCATTTTCGGACCTTCCAAAACATTTTCACTTGCTCTAATGGTTCTAACTGATTTTCCCCTCAGAAAAGGCTTGACCGGGGACTTGGGTTTCTCCTCAGTTTTCCATGATTCCACACCCCAGTTTCCTCTGCCCATTGGTTCCTCCCTCTTACTCTTACTAAAGCCCTTCAATTTCTCATCGCGCTTTCTCTGCACTTTCATCTCAGACAAGGATCCAATGCTGAATCCCCGCGTTTTCATTGTAACCGATGATTCTTCACGGATTCCCTCCAAGCCTTCCTTTTCTGAGCCTTGAATTTCCTTCGGACATGGATCACACTTTCTCTGCGGTTTCATCTCAGACATGGATCCAATGCTGAATCCCCGCGTTCTCATAGTTACCGATGATTCATCACCATTTCCCTCCAAACCTTCGTCTTCTGAGTCCGGAATTTCCTTTGAACACCAGGGTGAAGGCTTAGGACTTGTTTGGGAGAaaattggggaccaaaaagaaTGTGAATTGATATGGTCAGATTCAGATTTCCCAACTGATACAAAAGTATTACTACTAATCTTATCTTCTCTCACTTCACTCCTATATGATCTTGAATCCCCACTGGAGGAAGTTAAGGAAACAGTTTCCTTGAACTTCTGATCCAAATTTATGGGAGTTAGACCCCTAAACCCAATTTTACCAGAATCCTTACTAGAACCCTTGGAATCTGAACCAGACCCATTTCCCTTTAAATATTCAGGAATATCATGGTCTACAATTCTTGATCTCAGGCTCCGAACAGGCAACCCTAAGGGTTTATAATAAATTTCCCCTTTAGGTTTTTCACCCCATTCATCAAGAACCGAGTTTTCCTGAGAAACAAACACTATGGACTCACTGTTAAAATACAGACAACACTCTGTTTCGCTCACCTTTTTCTCATCCATAAAAGCAGTTTCTAAATCCTTCTGGAAATTTAACGATCTGGGTTTTCTCCACTCGCTTTCCAAGTGCTGAGATTTCTCAGTTTGAATCATTATTTTCTCATCAAATCCATATGGGTTTTCAAGCCCATTTTCCAAGTCCCGGGTGTTTCGATTTTGGATCATTCTTTTCTCATCAGACCCATACGGGTTTTCATACACATTATCAAAAATAGACGAGATATGCGAGATCCCGGACAAATACGTTTGAGAACTATCCAGTTTTGGCTGAATTTCGCGGTCGATTTCTGCGTTTTTCCGTCCAAACAAGCCATAAGATACAGCAATGCCAATGAATAGGAGGTGAAGAAGTTCCCATAGCTTGGTGAGTATAGTTTGGCTGATGAATTCAGGGGCTTGGGAAGGGAAAAGAGGAAGACTAACAAGAACTAATGCAATGAAGAGAGATTTACAGAGGAAGACAGAGTAGGACTTACTGGGGTTTGATTTTGGCTCTGGATCCGCCATTGATGAGCATACGGGCCTCTTCCGAGTTTAGGGGTGTGAAGAACGTAAAGAAGCCTTCGGACCAAAGGTAACTAGGTTatggagatagagagagagagagagagagagagaagagcaaAAAGTGGTGATGGGTTACTCGTCAAAAAGAAGAGTGCAGAATTCAAAAAGTGTACTCATTTTACCGTTTGTTGAAGATGACGGTAATATCCTTACACCTATGTTGGACATTTTAACATTCTATTGGACTTTCACCATGCGATTGGACTTTCACCATTCTTATTTAGTACTCCTTCtgttcctttttaaatgtcctatttcgtaactccaatttattaaaaaaacatcatcattatacctttcacattaactttttcctctacttttccttcttactcatcatcattacactttttactcactaacttttcaaaatgaaatatacttttagggacaaaatagacaatgtaccaacttttacccactaacattaccaaatggacacttattaagggacagcccaaaatggaatactggactataataaagggacggagggagtagtagtaCTACATTTTTAATCCAAATAAGATTTTACATATTGGGAGCTAATTTATAAAGTAAACTAGTGccacgattcgaataattaatacacgcaaataaattttggacttgcaattttattttttcttcaaattcagATCATCCCATAAATGATAGAGTTAAAACTTTTAATGAATCTTCACAATTTCCCTAATGTAGTTTCTTCACTACAATGttgaaaattcaaatgagatttggagggttttgatATTGGTATTCAATTGAATGAGCCAATAAACAAACGTTGATGTACCAGtaagaaaaaattattgttaAAGAGAATTCAATACAAATGGAAGGATTTGATTACTggtcattcttttcaaattaaaggatatattatattttatggtAATCTATCATGCCTTCCATTGAAATAGGAAAGGTTTCTCAATCGTAGAATTTATGGAGATAGATTTCAATGGTTAAGATTTATGGATGGATATATGTAAGATTTAGAAATTGAGCTCCCTCATTATATAGATTATAAgttagaaaataattttcacactctcctttttCCTATTTACACTCTATTTATTATCTTTATCTACATAAATTTTCAAGATTGCCCGTGGATGTatgaaaaaagaacaagataGTAGATCCATgtggattaaaaaaagaaagaaagtgtgaattattaaaaaaagaggGTAAAAATTACTCTCTCGTaagttttggaaaataataAGTTTTGGATCCTTTTGGGTCCATTTTGGAGACATATGTGCCGTCgacttaatttttaaaaaaaaaggagaaataaGTGGCTCACAAAGAATGGAAAGAAACATATTTCTATTCGATGATTACTATTTATTGTCTAGATCTCAATTGAGAACGTCAACTTTGTCAGGATTCAGTATGATCGAATATTGATGAGCAATCATTCTATCACTAAGCACCTATCCAGTTCCTGAAGGCAAtacagatctctctctctctctctaccttatcTCCGGAGCAAAACCAAAGCTTGATCTTTTGGCCAGGGGAGGGGGGCCGCCGCCCCCTCCTTTCCCCTCCTCCCCCTCCCGGCTCCCCCCCCCTCTCCCCAtttccctcctctccctctcctcctctcccctCCGTTTTTCCTGTTTGGACCCTCTCCGTTTTGGGTCTGCCTTGTGTTGTGCTCCGGCAGATGAGTCTCCGGTCGGCGGCCTGTGTACTCATTTTGTTCCGGCTCCTCCTTGGTTCCCAGATCTGGTTGTTGTGGCCAGCGGGTTTTTGTGGGCGGTGGTTGTGGGTCGATAATAAGGTGTTATGGGATTTGggggttgtttttcttttctgttcttCCGGAGTATCCGGTTCTTCTCCGACTAGTTTCCCCAGTTCGGTTGTGTTCCAGTTCGGGTTTTCCCCGAATCTGGAGGGTAGAGGAGGTGGGTGAATAACATCGCTAGGGTTCGGTCTCCTCGAAGCACTGTCGTATGAGGCTTCCTCAGATTCTCCGGTGTGCGGCGGTGGAATAAGTTCGTGGTGTGTTCAGCTTCAGCGACTCGATCCGACAGAGGAGCGTGCAGATCTTCAGGCGCCAAGGGTGAATCAACTGTTGGTTCGCTCCGGCAAGAGAGctgttttctcttttgttgtttcttaattGTTGTTGCTTTTTCAGATTTCAGTTGTGCTTTGTTTTCTACGGGTTTGAGCTGGGGGTCCGTTAGGATTCTCTACTACCTGGACCTAGATTGGTTCCTACTCtaggcatttttttttgccggTCCTGCTTGTAGAGTGTACCTGTGTCGAAGTCTTGGTAGTTCCTGTACCTTTTGATGAAATATGTATTGCCTTCGGGCTCTGAAATGAAtttgacatttaaaaaaaaaaaaaatcattctatcACTTCAAACACTTTTATACAAATATCTATACAAATTCACTCATATTTATATTGGGACCTACACATGCTACACCTCTAGTGTATTTGGGCCCCGcaaaaaaatgtgaat contains the following coding sequences:
- the LOC131325293 gene encoding uncharacterized protein LOC131325293; translation: MADPEPKSNPSKSYSVFLCKSLFIALVLVSLPLFPSQAPEFISQTILTKLWELLHLLFIGIAVSYGLFGRKNAEIDREIQPKLDSSQTYLSGISHISSIFDNVYENPYGSDEKRMIQNRNTRDLENGLENPYGFDEKIMIQTEKSQHLESEWRKPRSLNFQKDLETAFMDEKKVSETECCLYFNSESIVFVSQENSVLDEWGEKPKGEIYYKPLGLPVRSLRSRIVDHDIPEYLKGNGSGSDSKGSSKDSGKIGFRGLTPINLDQKFKETVSLTSSSGDSRSYRSEVREDKISSNTFVSVGKSESDHINSHSFWSPIFSQTSPKPSPWCSKEIPDSEDEGLEGNGDESSVTMRTRGFSIGSMSEMKPQRKCDPCPKEIQGSEKEGLEGIREESSVTMKTRGFSIGSLSEMKVQRKRDEKLKGFSKSKREEPMGRGNWGVESWKTEEKPKSPVKPFLRGKSVRTIRASENVLEGPKMGDIYLDHLEGKVGKKTSCDKFESRQNLDNFPRKQRSKLSKHHNGERREYVQTNEVESEVDSESEFEKFQVSSEDEEAQSEIANGKEEEEEAAAAAAQSEIANGEELDPNEVDKKAGEFIAKFREQIRLQKIASIKGGR